ATAAAAAAAATCTGAATAATGCTATTGCTGTTGCTCAGATTGTTATTGATGAAATTGGTTTAGGCCCTGTTTCTGTAATTAGTGCTTTATTATTTAATATTAATGATGACGAAAATTTATTTAAAGAAATTAAAAATGAATTTGGCAAACAGGTAATATCTATTATAAAAGGATTAAAAAAATTATCTAATTTAGATACTAAAAATCTTTCTCTTAATTCTGAAAATTTCATAAAACTTCTTTTAACTCTTTCTGATGATGTAAGGGTGATTATTATTAAACTTGCTGAACGTTTACATACTATAAGGCATATTGAATATTTTCAATCAGGCGCTAAACAAAAAATTGCCAGCGAAATATTATTTCTATATTCTCCAATTGCTCACAGGCTCGGCTTGTATAATATAAAAACTGAGTTTGAGGAACTATCAATGAAAAATTCAGAACCGGAAATTTATATAAATATTGCTCAAAAATTTAAAGAGACAAAAAGTAAAAGAAATGCTTTAATAAGAAAATTAATTACACCAATAAAAAAAGAATTAGAAAAAAGCGGATATGAATGTGAGATAAAAGGTCGTCCAAAATCGATTTATTCTATTTGGAATAAAATGAAGAAACAAAAAGTAACATTTGAAGAGGTATATGATTTGTTTGCTATTCGAATTACTCTCAAAAACAGTTTAGAAAATGAAAAAGCGGATTGCTGGAATATATATTCTATTGTTACTAATATTTATCAACCTAATCCGCACAGATTACGTGACTGGATAACCACTCCCAAAGCAAGTGGTTATGAATCGCTTCATACAACAGTTATAGATACTGATGGTAAATGGGTAGAAATACAGATACGTACTAAAAGAATGGATGAAATTGCTGAAAAAGGCGTAGCATCTCATTGGAAATATAAGGAAACCCGCAAAACTGATAAACAAGATGAATGGCTTGGTAAAATCAGGAAAATTCTGGAAAACACTAAAGAAAAACATCTTGATAATATAAGTGATTCAAAAATTGAATTATACAAGAATGAAATATTTATATTCACACCAAATGGTGATATTAAAAAATTACCAACGGGTGCCACATTGCTGGATTTTGCATATAGCATACATTCTGATATAGGTTCAAAATGTACAAGTGGAAAGATAAACGGGAAAATTATTCCGTTAAAATATATATTAAAAAATGGAGATAAAATTGAAATAATAACTTCAAAAAATCAAAAACCAAAAAGAGATTGGTTAAACTTTGTTATTACTAACAGGGCAAAAGCTAAAATAAAACGCTTTATTAAAGAAGAGAAATATAAAAAATCTGATGAAGGAAAAGAAATACTTAAGAAAAAATTAAACCAGATAAAAATTGAATTTTCTGATGAAAATATTTTAAAACTATTACATTATTTTAAACTTAAAAATGTTCTCGATCTTTATCAGATGATTGCTATAAATAAGATTGAATTATCTGAAATAAAAGAATTTTTTATTACTGGAAAAAAAATTGAAGAGGTAAATATTACTGAAAAAACAGAAACAAAAAAAGTTGAAGAATATATAAAAAAACCAATCAAGAACAAGCATGATTATCTGATTATTGATAAAAACCTTGATAATATTTATTATAAATTAGCCAAATGCTGTAATCCTATTTATGGTGATAAAGTTTTTGGTTTTGTAACAGTTGGGCAGGGTACCAAAATACATAGGATTAATTGTCCGAATGCAAAAAATTTAACAGAAAAATATCCATACAGAATATTAAAAGTAAAATGGGTTGAAACAAGCAAATCAACTTCATATTTAACAGAAATACATATTTCAGGTATTGATAAAATGGGTATTGTAAATAGTATTACTAAAGTAATATCAAGCGATTTGCAAGTTGAAATGAGGTCAATAAGTGTTGATAGCAAGGATGGTGTTTTTAATGGTAAAATTTCAGTATTTGTTCAGGATACAGGACATCTTGATATATTATTGAGAAATTTATTAAAAATAAAAGGAATATTAAATGCTAAACGATTGGATAATAACTAATTGCGTACTTGACTATTCTGCTTTCAAAAATTCAAGTTCAGTAAAGTCAAAATCAGGATTTTTAACTTCAATTCTCATTTCTTCAACTTTG
The nucleotide sequence above comes from Bacteroidales bacterium. Encoded proteins:
- a CDS encoding bifunctional (p)ppGpp synthetase/guanosine-3',5'-bis(diphosphate) 3'-pyrophosphohydrolase, with product MRIKEENKKKIGKEHQKLLNSCNKVFSKGDIILINKAIDIVYYNCDANKSDKKNLNNAIAVAQIVIDEIGLGPVSVISALLFNINDDENLFKEIKNEFGKQVISIIKGLKKLSNLDTKNLSLNSENFIKLLLTLSDDVRVIIIKLAERLHTIRHIEYFQSGAKQKIASEILFLYSPIAHRLGLYNIKTEFEELSMKNSEPEIYINIAQKFKETKSKRNALIRKLITPIKKELEKSGYECEIKGRPKSIYSIWNKMKKQKVTFEEVYDLFAIRITLKNSLENEKADCWNIYSIVTNIYQPNPHRLRDWITTPKASGYESLHTTVIDTDGKWVEIQIRTKRMDEIAEKGVASHWKYKETRKTDKQDEWLGKIRKILENTKEKHLDNISDSKIELYKNEIFIFTPNGDIKKLPTGATLLDFAYSIHSDIGSKCTSGKINGKIIPLKYILKNGDKIEIITSKNQKPKRDWLNFVITNRAKAKIKRFIKEEKYKKSDEGKEILKKKLNQIKIEFSDENILKLLHYFKLKNVLDLYQMIAINKIELSEIKEFFITGKKIEEVNITEKTETKKVEEYIKKPIKNKHDYLIIDKNLDNIYYKLAKCCNPIYGDKVFGFVTVGQGTKIHRINCPNAKNLTEKYPYRILKVKWVETSKSTSYLTEIHISGIDKMGIVNSITKVISSDLQVEMRSISVDSKDGVFNGKISVFVQDTGHLDILLRNLLKIKGILNAKRLDNN